In the genome of Neodiprion pinetum isolate iyNeoPine1 chromosome 2, iyNeoPine1.2, whole genome shotgun sequence, one region contains:
- the LOC124211177 gene encoding uncharacterized protein: MPDKPEPSAPEPDSPPPSYSSLMASQSQGTYVPVLMESSQPAPYPTTVPVQQDTTSYYNPVNQVPMENGKPMSQPGFNITPYASTTYAPIVNEPPVVHVITPNRTIVASSQATNSRSKRSRYLTVLAAIGAIFIMIGVGSRMHQRTQERQLQQKRAHKVLRRQIQVELGDRGNFNDYDLFRREFEDPIMWNSGGNRYKRSITSVLPNRDYDFEALNRAAISFVKQLPQLKNLDSRPTVYDADHRFGHSLFKRNTMNKRLQGHVKRRYVKPNAGLRGTPITSCS; the protein is encoded by the exons ATGCCGGACAAACCGGAACCAAGCGCGCCGGAACCTGATTCACCGCCACCTTCGTACTCCAGTCTCATGGCCTCGCAGTCCCAGGGGACATACGTCCCGGTACTGATGGAATCCAGTCAACCTGCACCCTATCCCACGACGGTGCCGGTGCAGCAGGACACCACATCGTACTACAACCCCGTTAACCAGGTGCCGATGGAGAATGGAAAACCGATGTCACAACCTGGATTCAACATTACCCCTTACGCCTCAACGACTTACGCTCCCATCGTGAACGAACCTCCGGTAGTCCATGTAATTACTCCAAATCGGACGATCGTGGCTTCTTCCCAAGCCACCAATTCAAGGAGCAAAA GATCTCGGTACTTGACGGTCTTGGCAGCGATAGGAGCAATATTCATCATGATCGGTGTCGGTTCGAGGATGCATCAAAGGACTCAGGAGAGACAACTGCAGCAGAAGAGGGCGCACAAAGTACTGCGCAGGCAAATACAAGTGGAACTTGGCGATCGTGGCAATTTCAACGACTACGATCTTTTTCGGCGAGAGTTCGAGGATCCCATAATGTGGAATTCTGGTGGGAACCGGTACAAGCGTTCGATAACTTCGGTGCTGCCAAATCGTGACTACGATTTTGAGGCTTTGAACAGGGCCGCAATCAGTTTCGTTAAGCAATTGCCTCAGTTGAAAAACTTGGACAGTCGTCCAACCGTTTACGACGCGGACCACAGATTCGGTCACTCTCTCTTCAAACGGAACACCATGAACAAACGTCTGCAGGGGCATGTGAAGAG AAGATACGTAAAGCCGAACGCCGGCTTACGTGGAACCCCCATAACCAGTTGTTCCTAA